CCCACGTGACGAGGTGGACTCAGAAGATCCCATCCAGGTTGCCTTCACGGAGGACGAGGCAACGCGCGCCGGTCTCTACAACACCGCCCGAGTCGACGTCGTTGATCCCGAACAGTACGACGCCGTCTACCTCGTGGGCGGCCACGGCACCATGTGGGACTTCCCGGACAGCGAAGGCTTGCAGAACCTCGTCGCCAGCGTCTACAACGCCGGCGGCTTGGTGGGCGCGGTCTGCCACGGACCGGCCGGCCTGCTGAACGTGGAATTGGAGAACGGGCTTCGCCTCGTCGAGGGCCGGAAGGTGGCGGCCTTCACCAACGACGAGGAGGTTGCCGCGGGAAAAGACAAGGTCATCCCGTTCTTTTTGGCCGACCGGCTTGAGGAACAGGGCGCCACCCACGTCTCCGCTGATGTCTTTGAGGAGAAGGTTGTGGTTGACGACCGGCTGGTCACTGGCCAGAATCCGGCTTCAGCCGCCGGCGTGGCCAAGGAGATGGAGAAGCTCTTCGCAGAGGTCATCCACCGGGAAAAAGCCGAGGAACGGCACGAAACGGAGGCTCTGCGTGCCGAGAAGGACGCCGAGAAGGCTGCCGCAGAAGCGGAACACTAAGACCGCGCACTGAAACTGACGGCCGCCCCGGCAACGGGGCGGCCGTCAGTTGTCTTGGGGCGCTCTGCTCACCACCCGATGGGAGCGGGCGCTTGCCAGGGATGTTTAGGGCAGACTGGTGGCGTGAACGGAATCCGGTGGGTGCTGCACGTCGATCTCGACCAGTTCATCGCGGCAGTCGAAGTCCTGCGGCGGCCGGAGCTTGCGGGCAAACCGATCATTGTCGGCGGCCGGGGCGACCCCACGGAACGGGCCGTGGTGTCGACCGCATCCTACGAAGCCAGGGCGTTCGGTGTGGGTTCCGGAATGCCGCTACGCATTGCGGCCCGGAAAGTGCCCGACGCCGTGATCCTGCCCGTCGATCAGGAGGCCTACCTAGCGGCGTCTGAAACGGTGATGGCTACCTTGCGCGGGCAGCCCGGTGCCACCGTGCAGGTGCTGGGTTGGGACGAAGCCTTTGTTGGCATTGAGACTGACAGCCCGGAAGCTTATGCCCGGCACGTGCAGGCCGCTGTCCTGGAACGAACGCTGTTGCATTGCAGCGTGGGCATCGGCGACACCTTGGTCCGCGCCAAGGTCGCCACCGGTTTCGGCAAGCCGGCCGGCGTCTTCCGTCTCACTGCCGGGAACTGGCTCGACGTTATGGGCAGCCGGCCCACCAAGGACCTGTGGGGCGTCGGAACCAAAGTGTCGGGCAGGCTGGCGAAACTCGGCTTCAAAACAGTCGCGGAGCTCGCCGCGGCCGACCCCCAGGACCTGGTCCCGGAGTTCGGCCCCAGGATGGGTCCCTGGTACGCGGAGCTCGGACGCGGGGACGGCGCCGGCGTTGTGGACGCCACCCCGTGGGTTGCCCGCGGTCATAGCCGGGAAACAACCTTCCAGCGGGATCTGACCGAGCCCGCCCAGGTGGACGCCGCCGTGCGGGAGCTGACAGCGCGCGTGCTTGAGGATGTTGGGGCGGAAGGACGGCCCGTGGTGGGGCTGACCCTGAAGGTTAGGTACGCGCCGTTCATCACCAAGACCCATGCGCGGAGGATTCCCGAAACTTCCGACCAGGATGAGATCCTCGCGCGGGCCTTGGACCTCGCAGCCGGAATCGAAGTTGGCCGTCCGGTCCGGCTCCTGGGCCTGCGGGCCGAAATGGCAATGCCCGACGACGCCCGACAGGGACATACGCCCACGCGCGGCGGCTGGTAACGACGCCTTTGCCCTCGTCTTCTGGCGAAGGCGATCACTTTTCGTCCGGCCGGGCCCGGTCAAGCCAATCACCGAGCAACGCGGCGAGGAGCTCGGGCCGTTCGTGCATGAGTGCATGGCCCGCGCCCTCTACTACTGCCAGGCTGGCATGCGGATAGCGCTCGAGCAGATCCATGGCGTCGGTGTAACCAACGATCGCATCGCTCCGTCCGGCCGCGATTAGGGTCGGCCCCGTGAAGGTGCCAGACCCGACGTCGACCGTCCATTCGGCGAAGATACGGCCCAGTCCCTTGGCGTCGACGAGCGTTGTACCCGGCACGACATGGCTGCGGTAACGGCGTGCGGTGGCCGGTGTGCGCACGACGAAGTACTCATCGAACCCCTGCCGTTGCTCAGGTTCGAGTTCGTCGTAGGCGTCATCGTCCTGATAGATCACCCGATGGTCCGGCACATTTTGAGACCGCTCGGCGCCGGGGCATAGCAAGGCCAAAGCGCGCACGATGTCCGGCCGCTGTGCGGCCACTCCGCGCGCAAGATATGCGCCGTAGGAATGCCCCAGCAGCATCACCGGTCCGGCCTCCAGCCGATCAATGAAGTCAGCGAGGAGCGCGACTACATCGTCGTTGCAACCCAGGTCCCCGGTCGTGGAATGACCCATCCCCGGCAGATCCGGGTAGATCCGCTGGAATCCCGGGCCGGGGACGACGGCCTCTATCGCCGCCTCGATCTCGCGGTGATCCACACCGGCGCCATGAAGCGCAATAAGCGGCATGCCGACACCGTGCTCGACGTAATGAATCAGGACATCGTTGATCCGTCGCTCCATGTCAACATCGTATTGATCGATTCGGGGCAGCAACACCACCCATATCCAGGTGGCCTCCTACGGCTCCGTGGGGCGCTGGCTGAATGCTACGAGGCGCGATTGCATCTCCCAGTACGGGGTGGCGACCGGCGCCTGCCGGCCGCCACGAAGGGCCGTGACCACCATCACCGCCGCGTCAACAGCTGCCCGGTACGGTAGGGAGCCGGAGCTTACGCGCCGGACCCCCAGCTCACCCAGCTCGGCAACAGTCAGCGAGGGATGTGCCAGCACGTTGACCGGCAGCCCGATGCCGGCGGTGATGGCCCGGATGTCCTCCGGAACCACAAGTCCGGGCACAAAGATGCCATCCGCCCCGGCATCGGCGTAGGCCGAGGCGCGGAGCAGGACGGCATCCACAGTGGCCTGTTCGCCGAACCAAATGTTGTCCACCCGGGCGTTGACAAACATTTCCGGGCTGCGTCGCTTGACGGCGGCAACCTTCTCGGCAAAGGCTGGGGGATCGACCAGGTGCCCGGCTGTGCTGTCCTCCAGGTTGATCCCGGCCACGCCCAGGGCAGCCAGTCGGGCCACAGTCTCCGCAACCTCGGCAGGATCATCGGAGTAGCCGTCTTCGATGTCCGCCGTGACGTGGACAGGCAGGCGGCACAGCTGCGCCGCCAGTGCGAAGGTTTCCGCCTTGCTGGACCGTCCTCCGTTGGGGAGGCCGGCACTTGCCGCAATACCAAAGCTGGTGGTGCCGACGGCCGGGAATCCTGCTGTCGCAAATGCCAAGGCAGACCCTATGTCCCAGGCATTGGGGAGCAGCAGCGGCGACGCAGTGTTGTGGAGATCCCGAAAAGCCGCCATTTTCATTCCCAACTTCGGCCAACCGCATATGTGAATACCTTTGCAGTCTACAAACATGGCTGGGCGGTGCAAGGGAGGGACGCCACTCGAGACAAGGCCCGTTATCGTTGGTCCAACACATCTAGTCAGGAGGGCGCATGCCATACGTTGTTGACTTCGCGAACGTTTCTACTGTCGGCCTGGAATCGTCTCCGGTCGCCGGGGCGCTCGCTGGGTTACGCGCCAACGAGGGACGCTACTACCGCAACAAATACGACCACGTCTTCACCGTTAGCCCCGCAAGCGAGGTTCCGGAAGTAGTCGATAGGGTGAGCCGCATTCTTAAGGACGAGCGCGACCTCGTCATCGGCTCCCGCCCGCTCGAGGCGACCGCGTTTGAAGTCGGCGGTTTACGGATGGATTACGTTTTCTACGAATCCGGGCTGTCGATCAACGTTATGTACAGCATCGAGGACGGCGGGAAACGGGCGGTTGGATTCAAACTGGCCGAAGGCATGGTGATTCCAGCGGAACTGGAGTCACGTTTCAAGTTCGCCCGCCAGAAGTCAAAACTGGCAGGCGTTATCCGCGGCTCCTACTTTGTGATCAAGGGCAAATACTGATCCGCTTGGCAGCTGATGTTAAGCCTGTTACGCCCGCGTTCGGGGGTGCGTAGAGGCAACCCTCGCCGGGACGTCGTGGAGCTGAGGTTTAGTTCAACCGCTGGGTGAGTCTTACCTCGACGCTATCGCCATCAGCCTTGCCGATGGCTTTGCGCACGGGCGCAGCGACCGGTAACTTGTGTGTGCCATCGCCCAGCGCCATAAACGCTCCGGTAAACGGGTACCCGTCAATGGTGCCGGCTACTTTGACAAGCCCCCTGGTGCCAAAGATCTGAGCCGAATCCGGAAGCTGGACGCAGGTCCACGTGTCTCCCGGACGCACCCTGCCCAGAAGCGCGGTAAAGGTGATGTTCAGCGGTTGCTTAGCGGCCATGGTCGTTGTTCCTTAGTGCGGGTCGAGGAAACTGCGGCCGCACTCTGGGTGAAGGTGCTCCAGGGAACGCCCACTATTTCAGACCGGCCTTGAGATCAGTTACCACCTTGGCGACTCGGCGGGAGCGGGTTTCTGCAGTTTTTGCATTCGCGATTGGCTCCACGTAGCGCCGCTGGCTACTGTAGTTCAGCGTCGCGTAGAAGGCCTTCGCCTCGGGTTCCGTCGCAAGGGCAGCGGCGAGGTCCTCAGGAACATCGATGATTCGCGGCTCGGTGTCCACCTCGACGTCCACCTCCACAGTGTCCCCTGCAGAGACCCCCGTCAGTTCACGGTTGACCGCGCTGACGCCAACCATGTTCTGGCCGCCCATCACTGCGATGCTGCTGCGATAGCTTTTGCCGTTGACTGTCACAACCACCGGGGGCCGCCTCCCGGCACCAAGCGCAACTACGATGTCCTCTGGGACCTCGATGCCGACTTTGTTTCCGCTGCCCAGGATGGTCGTGGTGAATTTCATCCTCACAGTATGCGCCGGAGCCCCCATCAGGTCCACGGCGGTGGAGGGCTGACTGTGTCGACCCTTTGTGGCCACGGTATGACAGCTACTTGCCCCCCCTCGTTCGACCGTGTCATAGCCGCAAAAATTCACCCCGGGTGTGGGCTTTCAGCCGGAAGCGAAGTGGCAGTCACAGAATGACCGGCAGCGGCAACGGGAGGTCAGGCATGGTTCACTTCACGGCCAACATGGCAGTCCTGAGCGGAACAACTACGTCCTTCCACGGGCAATAGCCGGCCCGGTCAAAGGTAAATATTTCTGGCCCAACCTTCGTCCATAACCAGTCAATATTGGCAGGCAACTCGGGGACTGGCATTAAAAATATAAGCGGGTATGGTTGTCGATAGATAGCGTTTAGAAAGGCGTGATTCCATTGTCAGGAAAGTCCCCTAGAAATATCGGTACCAAAAAAGCGGGAAAGTCGATTCTTGAAAAGAGGGCCGACAAAAGAGAAAAAGGCGCAACCAGCCCGAGTCTGTACATAAAGCCTCGCAAAAACCAGCGTTGACGCATCGGTAGAAGACCGCGCAGGTCATACGATCGGCAGCCGCGCGCTGGGCTATAGGACCCCACCAGCGGCTTGCGGTCGCTGTCACGCGACATGCAGGCTCTGTAATTCACCAACGAACAAAGGGTTGCGAAGAAGGGATTTCGAATGCGCTCGCAACGTAACGCCCTGATCATCCCGGCTCGCCTCGGCCAAGCCGTTCGCATGGAAATGATCGACACAACGCCGGCCGCACGCCAAGCCTTGATTGACGGAAATGTTGAAGCGTTCACTTGCGGGGATTGGCATGTCTATTTGAACGACGAAGCAGACTTTATTCCCCTGCCCCAGAACGTCCGGGCCGAAGTGCTGAT
This genomic window from Arthrobacter sp. EM1 contains:
- a CDS encoding type 1 glutamine amidotransferase domain-containing protein, whose amino-acid sequence is MKKILMVLTSVSEIPGTGEKTGYNVAEAAHPWKVFKDSGHFVDFASIQGGQPPRDEVDSEDPIQVAFTEDEATRAGLYNTARVDVVDPEQYDAVYLVGGHGTMWDFPDSEGLQNLVASVYNAGGLVGAVCHGPAGLLNVELENGLRLVEGRKVAAFTNDEEVAAGKDKVIPFFLADRLEEQGATHVSADVFEEKVVVDDRLVTGQNPASAAGVAKEMEKLFAEVIHREKAEERHETEALRAEKDAEKAAAEAEH
- a CDS encoding DNA polymerase IV — protein: MLHVDLDQFIAAVEVLRRPELAGKPIIVGGRGDPTERAVVSTASYEARAFGVGSGMPLRIAARKVPDAVILPVDQEAYLAASETVMATLRGQPGATVQVLGWDEAFVGIETDSPEAYARHVQAAVLERTLLHCSVGIGDTLVRAKVATGFGKPAGVFRLTAGNWLDVMGSRPTKDLWGVGTKVSGRLAKLGFKTVAELAAADPQDLVPEFGPRMGPWYAELGRGDGAGVVDATPWVARGHSRETTFQRDLTEPAQVDAAVRELTARVLEDVGAEGRPVVGLTLKVRYAPFITKTHARRIPETSDQDEILARALDLAAGIEVGRPVRLLGLRAEMAMPDDARQGHTPTRGGW
- a CDS encoding alpha/beta hydrolase — translated: MERRINDVLIHYVEHGVGMPLIALHGAGVDHREIEAAIEAVVPGPGFQRIYPDLPGMGHSTTGDLGCNDDVVALLADFIDRLEAGPVMLLGHSYGAYLARGVAAQRPDIVRALALLCPGAERSQNVPDHRVIYQDDDAYDELEPEQRQGFDEYFVVRTPATARRYRSHVVPGTTLVDAKGLGRIFAEWTVDVGSGTFTGPTLIAAGRSDAIVGYTDAMDLLERYPHASLAVVEGAGHALMHERPELLAALLGDWLDRARPDEK
- a CDS encoding isocitrate lyase/phosphoenolpyruvate mutase family protein — its product is MAAFRDLHNTASPLLLPNAWDIGSALAFATAGFPAVGTTSFGIAASAGLPNGGRSSKAETFALAAQLCRLPVHVTADIEDGYSDDPAEVAETVARLAALGVAGINLEDSTAGHLVDPPAFAEKVAAVKRRSPEMFVNARVDNIWFGEQATVDAVLLRASAYADAGADGIFVPGLVVPEDIRAITAGIGLPVNVLAHPSLTVAELGELGVRRVSSGSLPYRAAVDAAVMVVTALRGGRQAPVATPYWEMQSRLVAFSQRPTEP
- a CDS encoding phage tail protein; this translates as MPYVVDFANVSTVGLESSPVAGALAGLRANEGRYYRNKYDHVFTVSPASEVPEVVDRVSRILKDERDLVIGSRPLEATAFEVGGLRMDYVFYESGLSINVMYSIEDGGKRAVGFKLAEGMVIPAELESRFKFARQKSKLAGVIRGSYFVIKGKY
- a CDS encoding DUF1905 domain-containing protein, whose product is MAAKQPLNITFTALLGRVRPGDTWTCVQLPDSAQIFGTRGLVKVAGTIDGYPFTGAFMALGDGTHKLPVAAPVRKAIGKADGDSVEVRLTQRLN
- a CDS encoding YdeI/OmpD-associated family protein, producing MKFTTTILGSGNKVGIEVPEDIVVALGAGRRPPVVVTVNGKSYRSSIAVMGGQNMVGVSAVNRELTGVSAGDTVEVDVEVDTEPRIIDVPEDLAAALATEPEAKAFYATLNYSSQRRYVEPIANAKTAETRSRRVAKVVTDLKAGLK